The genomic stretch AACACTTTTGgtgttttaaacttttttccAATTACAGGACGGGTTGAcccaaaaatttaaattcagtcattgtttACTCAGgcccatgccgatggaaagtcaggtgaagttttgtagtccacaaaacatttctggagcttcacagcaaaacagagttggagatttcttctaaacaactgaagtagatggagacttgtttgaaaacgtaaaaaaaagactgaaggtTGCTACATACAACTCATCTGGCATAATAAAAGTCTCTGGAAGTCATGAAATccaaaagtaataaaaaaaaaaaatgctattcacacatttttttgataAGTATTTTTTGGGCTTTTTAATGGCGTTATTGAAAGGACAGCTCAAAGATGAAGGAGGGTGACATGCAGCTAAGACTCGAAACCTGGGCCGCTGCAGCgtggacaaagcctctgcacatgggacactcgctctaccgactgagctaatGGGCGCCCCATATTTACACCCTTAACGCATGGTCGAGCATGTGCATCCTGTGGGCTGTGCACTGTCACAACAAGTCaacatttctgctgtgaaactggCACATAATGCGATGACGATTCAGGCTAAATGTGAGATCTTCACTGCCTTGCTCAAGGGAGGCCGTGCGGCAGAATTAGACAGGACTCAGGATCAGACAGGATCTGGTGAGGAAACCGAAAAAGGATTACAGTCAATAAGTCAGTCAGTTTGTACCTGGGTTTGATATCAGTGAGgttgttttttgctgtgaaaTCGTAACGTTCTCGCTGACGTGCTCTGATGGCCCAGAGGGGGGCGATGTGGTCCGAGATGAGAGGTTTCCAGCATCAAGCAGCTCAGGCCCAGTTCATGCTTTTTGCCCCACCTCCGCACTTCCTACAGGCTCTGACCCAGCCCAGTTTTCATGTTCTGTCCACCATCCAATTCTCAAAACAAAAGCCAAGTCCTACTCGGAACCaccagtcctgttcagaccCCTGGCCTGTTTGCATCAACAGGTTTACACTCATGATTTTCCTCTCAAAAACACTGTTAAGgttttagaaaatgtcttttttacatCCATACTGTGCTTTGTATGCTCCCTTGATGAGTATAAAGATTGAAAAGCCTGATCTCCTCTGGATCTGGACCTTCACCTGCGTCTTTGCTTCAGAGAATATTCATATAATCTAGGATTTGGTCAAAACGGGCACAAGGGATGATTTTCTCTGTTGGTACTCGTCCTTTGTATTTTATTATCCAGTTGACAACATGCTACGGCTGCAACTGGCAATTATTCCAGTTATTAAGTAACCAAACTGAATCATCATGTTatcttaaaaatgtcaaaactggtgatagatagatagatagatagatagatagatagatagatagatagatagatagatagatagatagatagatagatttactttaatgatcccagactgggaaattatttaattagtCCCCAACCGTACCAAAACCCAAGGACAGCAGCCAAAAATCCCCAAAAAATATTGAATTCACACTgatctgagagcaaacagcttGTAAACTCTCCAGGCaatgtttgtcattttcagtGGTTATGTGACAACTGGCAAATCAATCATCAGCGCagtcactgtttattttcagttgaCTGAAACGCCACCAGCCCAGGGGCTTTTTGCAGGGCAGCATTTGCATGTACTGACAACTTCATGAAAGTGTGCAAACTTATGTAAATAACTTTGCTCGAGCTTCAGGAACCCTCTGTTGTTGTTACAGACCGGTTTAAAACTGTAATCCCCTTTTTTTACTGAATATGTCTGTAATCCAAATACATAGTTTTTACCTAACTCCACTGGAATACAGTTACCTGACTATGTTACCCCCCAAACCTGTtaatctacaaagtaactaaagttaacACATAACTGTAGtacagtaaaaaatacaatattcgCCTCTAAAAAGAAGGGAAGTAAAAGAATGGAGGTACTCTAAATTGTGCTTCTGTGCAGTGGTTGAGTGAATGTACTTAGTTATATTCCATCCCTGGTGGAGCACCACTCCACTGGTGCTGTTTCCACTGAAGCACATAACTTTGTAGAGACTCTTTAACGCTCTAATCAGATTTGCACAATACTCATCATGATCAGATTCATCAGCATGGCTTTAAAGGGCTTAGCTGGATAAACTGGCTTCTCATGGGGATTTGCATCGCTCTGCTAATATTATTGTATGAGGTGTAAGGAAGAGATAAACACGCAGCCGGTAACTGtctgcagtgcagataagagTGGGTGTGCAGACAGGGGAGTGCAGGGGAGAGCGCAGCAGAGGCCTAGACCGGACCAGCGGGCGGAAACAGGTGAAATCACAAGGTCAGGAAACAACAGCAACCCAACTGTGGAcgtctggtttctgttttttcatcatCTGCGCTGCTGCAGATAGAAATCCAACACGGTTCTATTAAGGCGTATTACAAGGGCCTATAATGGAATGCTATAATGTGATGTGATTAGTGTACTGTTTGAAAGAGTTTGAGACAGAAATACATGACAAGATGCCACCAGGGGCGAGTAAAGgtagacagaggagggagaagaggcaGGCGGTGAgggtttgttttggtgtgtttcCATCGCTTCTCGCTCGTCTAAAAGCTTCTGGattgggttgaggtcaggactctttGTGTGCAAGAACACTCACTTTCTCCTGATAAACTTTCCCTCAATATCCTCATGGCCAacctatcacacacacatgcacacacacgcagccgtGGAGACAAACACTGTTCTGTCAGCTGGTGAATGGATCAATCCATGTGGAACTGAGGCCGAGCAGATCTCAATTAGAGGAGGGAGAACAGGAGGGGGGGGACAGGGCTGTGATGGATATTAGTTATTAGTTGGGGTCTGGATCATACTGTATTggctccctgtgtgtgtgtgtgtgtgtgtgtgtgtgtgtgtgtgtgtgtgtgtgtgtgtgtgtgtgtgtgtgcgcgcgcgccctcagctcctctgcctgtCTCTGGGGCGTGTTCTGCTCTAAAAGAACAAAACTCCCAGTCCTGCAACTCCTGCAGCTCCGGTGAGACAGTCTGGATTTGCAGTCAGGGGacactcatcatcatcatcatcatcatcagtcagagctgctctctctctctctctctctctctctctctccctctgtctctctctgtccctccctcaGACACCCCCACATCCACTCCCTCTCCGTCCGTCCATCCGCGTCTCTGAGCAGCACggcatctttttttcttttcccttcttcacaCACGGCAATCATGTCCGCAAACGGCGCCGACGGGGACTTGCTGCGGATCCCTCTGGGGCTCATCAACAGCGCGGGGAAGTATCTGACGGCGGAGACTTTCGGCTTCAAGATCAACGCGTCGGCCAGCAGCCTGAAGAAGAAGCAGACCTGGACCCTGGAGCAGACCGGGGAGGACGGCAGCGTCGTGTTCCTCCTCTCCCACCTGGGCCGCTACCTCGCCACGGACAAAGACGGCAACGTTACCGCGGAGAGCGAGACGCGCGGCACGGACTGCCGCTTCGTCATCACCGCGCACGAGGACGGGCGGTGGTCCCTGCAGTCCGAGCCCCACGGCCGGTACCTCGGCGGCAGCGAGGACCGGATCACCTGCTTTGCGCAAACCGCCTCGCCGGCAGAGAAGTGGAGCGTGCACCTGGCTGTGCACCCGCAGGTCAACCTGTACAGCTTTGCGCGCAAACGCTACGCCCACCTGAGCGCGCAGGGGGAGCGGCAGGAGGTGTCAATAAACCGGGATATTCCCTGGGGCTTCGACTCGCTTGTGACACTGGTCTACCGGGATCAGCGCTACCACCTGGAGACCTCCGACAACCGCTTCCTCCGCAATGACGGCAGCCTGTCCACGAAAACGGACAAGGACACCGGCTACATGCTGGAGTTCCTCTCCGGAAAGGTGGCATTCCGCGACTGCAACGGCCGCTACCTGGCGCCCACGGGCCCCACGGGCACCATGAAGTCTGGGAAAAGCACCCGGGTGGGGAAGGACGAACTGTTTGGCCTGGAGCGCAGCCACGCGCAGGTCGTGCTGACTGCAGGCAACGAGAAGAACGTGTCCACGAGGCAAGGTGAggctctgctgcagccacacagagcccagaggaggaggaggaggggggttggGGGGAATAAATAATCATATTTCAGTATTCAGATGAAGTCACTGCATAACTGGGCTCACACTCAATGCAGCTGCTGCGTGGATTtggtctgtatgtgtgtgtgtgtgtgtgtgtgtgagtgagaacaGAAAAGCGAATTAGAGACCCCTGTTACTTCATTTTCCTCAAACCATGTGCTTTTCATTATCAtgctctcactttctctccccctccctccctcttttctgGCCAGTCCCTGCCTTGCTCAACATTTTTCTGCAGTAATTCTACCCCTGCATTGTGGCTGCCGGTTCAGGgtcagcttcagtctgcagttATCCATCATTCTTTATCTCAGAATagactgagagaaaaaaggcaGAGAGGCGAGGAGGGATTTGTTTAGGagacaaaagagaagaaaagaaaatggtggggagaggcagagaaaacaGGCTGCAAAGAGGGAGGTGTGACTCAGACAGTCCTGCCGAATGTGGATCTGTATGCCACATGAAACCTCTTTGTCTTGATGCCTCTCGGTCGGTGCCTTTGCACATGGGACTGATCATTGACAGCATATAGTGTCCCCGTGCAGTCATTATGGTTTAATGCAAGCAgacatattgtgtgtgtgtgtgtgtgtgtgtgcattccaGGAGAGATGGATTGTAGAAGAAGCAACTTAATCTTTGTTTAAATGAGGTCATTGTGGGGCAGCGACTTGTGACCTGTGTTTCATTGAAGCTCAGGCCTTCGGGGCTAACACACATGCAGCGCGGTGCTGAAAGTACATTCAGTGATCATTACTGGAGGACCACCCGTGCTTCTCTGTGTGGGCACGCACAGGCATTTTGTAAAGGCAGCAGTAGGAGCTCAGGTCCAAAAAAATAGGTTTTTGTGTCAGCATCTTAATGAAGAGCAAGAGATCTCTGGTGGAGAAATTACAGCTATTTTAGGTAATTTGGGACACATCCGAAGTCATGATTTGAACGTTTTTCTTTCAAAGCTGTGTTAAAgctccagtgtgtaggatttcaGTTTGTATACAGAAATGGAGCGTTATAAACTCATTcctgtataatcacctgaataTAAGAATTGTGCTTtcattaccttagaatgagTTCTTCTTATCTCAAGTGAGAGTGGGTCCTCTTGTACAGAGTCCACCTTGTCGCACCGCCaggtttctacagtagcccagaatggacacaCCAAAAAGACCTCATGCGTTGTTTGTAGCCCATTACGTTCCTCCTGCACTCTTGGGAGGGAAGGGTGAGGCGTCCGGTCTGCAGCCTCTAATTGCAACCTGCATTGCAAAATTTAAAATTTGATGTAACTCCACCTGGAGCCAACATtaaccacaatgcaacttagtgggagtgacatcactggaagtAATGTATCAGATTACGTGCATCTTCTTTTGGAGcttcaaaaggctttatactactttttactttttaacatgcagcagtactcctcaagacctaaataaaaaaattttatTCTATAAAAATGAGTCAAAATCCATAATGTACATAACTTTTAAATGGATTCGCATGACATGACCACACTTTGTAGAAAGAGAGCGACACACttcattttgtccttttttttgggAGGCCTCATTGAACTCAGCAGAATCCTTTTTTTCATTGCTATGTCTCCATCTGTTGGTCCATCAGTTCACTGGTCTCACAAAGCTGCGTCCACCCTGTAGCAACCACAACGGTCTTATCTATGAGGCTGAGATTTGCCATGGAGGTCAAGGGTTTGTAAGTtcgtgtgcctgtgtgtgtttgggctcGAGACACGTTGAATTCATTACTGATAACtgcaaataaaatgttcttCCTATTTGGAAAAAATTAGTACCTTTCGGGACATCCCCTGCTTGCATACCATGATAAAACCAAACTGTGTAGACACACCTTAAACAGCTGGGCGCAAAGAGTTCAGGATGTTCTGCCCCTTTAAGAGTCTGTCTGGGGACCTTCATGAATTAGAGGGTAGGATAGTTTCAGACAAGGAGGAAAACCTCCAGAGACAAATGAATGCTGACAGCAGACTGCCCCACTTTTCTAGGCATGgacctgtcagccaatcagaacgaGGAAGGAGACCAGGAAGTCTTCCAGATGGAGATGAGCCGTGAGGACAGGAAGTGTGCCTTCAGAACCGCTGCTGGAAAATACTGGACTCTGACACCAAGTGGAGGACTTCAGTCCACTGCCTCCACCAAgtaaccaaacacacacacacacacacagccacaaacTACATATTGTAagataacacacacagtttatgtCATACATACCCATTCTTTACAGTCTGTTCATTGAATCTGTTAACATGTTTGTCGCAGGTCGGCCAACACTTTCTTTGAACTGGAGTGGCGTGATGgtcgcgtgtgtgtgcgtgcagctAACGGCAAATATGTCATCGCTAAGAAGAACGGGCAGCTAGCTGCTACTGTTGACAATTCAGGTCAGTGAAGTCGCTGATGTTTCTGAACTGAGGAGAGCTCAAGAAAATGGAGCAGGAGTGGAAAATAACTGATAATTTAACCAGGTAGAAAAATCAGGACTCTAAATGATCACTCCTTCATTACTTGGACATCTTTGAGTACTCTTTCCATCCCTAAAGAGGAAAGACAACCAAACAAGGACCCATTTCCCTGAAAGCATCATGAAATTTGTCTATGGGTCATGATTATCTAAGCTTCAAGATGAACTCTGAATCTGTTTGACGCAAACCTAACCAGCCTGTCTCTTCAGGGGAGGCTGAACAGTTCCTGATGAAGCTGATCAACCGCCCAATCATCGTCCTTCGTGGGGAGCACGGGTTCATCGGGGGTCGTAAAGCTGGAATGGCGACGCTGGACTCCAACCGAGCATCATATGACGTTTTCCAGCTGGAGTTCAACAACGGAGCTTACTCCCTCAAAGGTGGGCAAACTTTTTAAGAGACGATGAGTTTACAGACTTGGGTTTATATTTGTTAGTGCAGTATAAAAATATACAGAAAGTTATCTTGATTACTTTGTCAACAGTATAATTAATTTGCTGTTTGGAAAACTCAAACATTTCAGACTTATTTCAGATGTATCCTTTGTAAGATTTCCTTATTTGCTCTCGTGCTGGTGTGCTCATCACAGCCCTGTTTTGCTCTGCTGTGCTGTAGAGAAAATCaatattaaaaacatgtaaTGGCACCAATATTATGGCTGTAATGGATCAACGACTGTCAGACATTTAAAAGCCTACTTAGGGGTGAACAATGAATCAATAGGGCCTGTCATCTCTCCTCTCGGTGATGATGGAGATTGTGATGTAGATAACAAGCAAATTGCTAATGATATTATATAAAAGGTAAGAGGGCTCTCATAAAATGCTAATTAACATTACTCCTAGAGCCCTCGCTGCATTTCTTAAAacctttttcaaaaatgtaataagtGCACATTATAAAGAATGTATTACCCTTAGTGAAGCattgttcttttaaaaacattgtCTATGTTTTAATATAACATCATCAACACTGTCTGAAGAATCTACAGTGTTGACGTTATGACAGAGACGTCTAAGTAATGTGTTGcggagatgtctactgaagttagcatgctaaccagctagccaagGCCTGCTCTGTCCAACAGCCCTCCTTAGTTTCAGCTGGCATATTTttgtcaagaaaggaaaaactCTTACTTCTGTTTTCCTTTCTAACCAGAAAAATATAGCCGCACACCACCTGATATcaagtttctttcttttaccGAACTAAGACAAGCTTAACTCATCCTACACACAACGACatagacaaaataaaagtcaccgGCACAGTCTTGGTCTGTCTTCCTACAATCACCTTGGGCTTGGTTGAGATAAATCCTCAAATCACAGAGTaagatgttaaaaaatattCTGGCTGTATCACCTCTGACCTCAGTCAGTCACAGGGGCCATGTTCAGTCCCACTTCAACGTCCGGCGAGGTTCACTCGCTTGTCAGGCGGCCAAATCCACTTAAACTGAGCTTCGCATGACTTTCTCCACTGTTTAATCAGCcgtgagctaattagctaacgttagctagcaaaGAGCACCAGTTGTTTTACAAGTTACAGCTTTAACAAAGCATATGAGGCCTAGTAAAGGTTTAACTCTGACATAAAAGGTAAGCTAgataaataaatcagtaaatgtatttgtaatgcTGATACAGTTATAAGAAAGCTTTATTAGTGTTCTGAAGCTCctataaacagtttttttgtgtttataagTGTCTAATAAtctgacaaaaaacacatttattatgttACATTACCTACATAttctttttaatgttaataagtATCTTATAAAGGCCTGATTACCTGTTGATCTCTGCCTGTGAAAGGACCATTATATGAAGGAAAACCAGTAAcctaaacaaaagcaaaagccGTTTAACATTTAGTTTGCTTTTTTATACATCACCCCTAACGTTACCATAACAACTGATATTAAATGCAGTGAGCGTCGATTTTCATTACATAACCCGTCACTttgaatatgtaaaaataaaatctagtgCTATTTGCATCACATGTGAGTGATGCTCCATTAAAGTATGTGCTGTTTGTCCAGACTCCCAGGGGAAGTATTGGTGTGTCGGAGACGACACGTCGGTGGTGTGCAGCAGCTCAACGCCTGTCCAGTTCCTGTTTGAGTTCTGCGACCTCAACAAGATGGCCATTTTTGCGGTGGGGGGGAAGTACCTTAAAGGAGACCACGCTGGAGGGCTGAAGGCCAGCGCCGACTCCCTGGACAACGCCACCCTCTGGGAGTACTGAGAAAGCACAGGCGGACTTCTCCCCCTGTCTGACACAATGCTTCAAACTATTAATAGATACTGTAGGTAGcttaggtttttgttttttgtttttttgcatatgtgtgagtgcctgtgtgtgtgtgtagctgtgaaTTTGTCTGGATGGATGTGTGGTGGAAGCTGAAGCTGATAAACTGGAAGTCATGGCACCAAAGCACTataggtgttttattttgtattatctCTCGATCATCATCTCTTCTTACTGGGCTTTTTACTGGACATTGACTTGTTGTTTAAAGGATGACTCAAAGTGTGGTCGTGTTATTCACTTCCAGTCAAATTTACACAAGCTGTACCTGACAAGTGTCAGGACGATTACTGTTATTAGTCGTGCCTATCTGTGGTAACTACtggtgtaaacaaacatggtgaATGCTATAACTCATAACTTGCAATATCTAACCTTCTCCTGCTATATGTCCTGCTGGCTCTACTGTGGTGCTTTCATCTCCTGCTCTCTTTCAAGCTATGAAGCATAACACATGTCGGATAAAGGGATGTCGCTGACGTACATGTTTCTGCTGTAAATAAGGCTTTCTCTGTCACTGAATGCTACAAAACAGATAATAACCATTTAAACTTTAAGTGTAAAAGTAtgttgaagatgtaaagaaggAATTTGGGATGTGGCGGACAGATATTACATGTTCTTTGGCTGTATGCTACCTACTGCACCTCTCCAGTATTCCTCTCTCTATTCACTCTAAATAAGATGTACAGGCAGACTAATTCTGTATATAGACAGATGCATCCACAGAAAGTTGTCAAAAGTTTCCCTTTGAGGCAATTATGATCTGTGAGGGAACAAATTAAAGGAGGGGAAGAGTGAAGGGAGCTTTTTGTAGTTTGATCTGTTTAAAAGAAATGGAAAGGAGTGGGTCGGTGAGGCCTAGCTGTTACACATTGAGATGCACATAAACACTAACAAATATGCAGTCATAGGTGCACAAATTTCAACTGTGACTAAATCTGCACAATAACGTATTGTTCAAACTGCGACGAGTTAAAAGCACATGTCTGTTGTGATGAAATGTCTGCCTTAGTttgggtgctgctgctgctgctggtgtgtaaACACAATGATGGAGTCAGCCAACTCTCTGGCTGTTACTGTGTTGGTGCCTTCCATAGagcatttgtctttttcatgttcttaCATTTGAACTGGACGACGGAGCAAAAACCCTCAATAAAGTTTTCCCTCTAGACAGTGaaccctctcttttttttatatatatacaattaatTATGATTTTTCTGGAACCTGTTACATTTGTCCAGTTCGAATATATGGATATTCTACTGTCTGTAGTGGTGTGGCAGTCGCCTTTTGACTTTGGTGACCCCCTGATGTCCTCTAGCTCCAACATGAGGTCCACTTTATTAACTAAAGCAAGAAAGCGCCATCTGTCTGCGATTCACATCTTGATAACTGTTCATTCGATCTACTTCACACTTTTCGTTTGTTGCTGAGTACGCAAAGTGCCATGTAAAATATACTATTTGAATACACCACACGTTCAATACATTTTGAGATCATCTTACGTGATCTCAcggggaagcagacgtaaacaaaataGAGATTCACATAGTGCAACAACTTTCTGTCGTAACATGTTGTGAGGAAAAAACTACAGCAGAAGGTTAAAGAAGCTTGGATCAGTGAGGAAATGCATTCAACATGGGTGTTATATAGAGATGGTCCGATACCATTTTTTCCCTCCCAATACCGATTCCGATACTTGTGCTGTGGGTATCGGCCGATACCGAGTACCGATAGCAATACCAGTgtgttataaaaaaatatatatatatatatcgtacTACGCCTGCATGACTGTGATATGATTATCATTGTGGTAAGGCCTGGCTCAGGTTAAGCCCTttgtaaaacatgaataaatatggCAAATGGAAGCCATTTATTCttaaattaatttttaaatAGTACAGTTTAAAACAGTTGTGCAACAGCAACTTAACTAAATGAATCTAGgaataattattttaaaagattaaaGTGCAGCcaaaatattgtaaaataaaaaaggcatttAAATAGAACAGTATAAAAAAGAAGTCCAACAGCAACTTGAAtgattcctttaaaaaaaaacttaaagtgCAGCCATTATGTACTAAAATAAAGGCATTTAAATAGtatttgataataataaattacaTGGTATCGGATTGCTGCCCGGACTCCAGTACTTTAGCTTTAAGAGCTACAATCTTTACCGTGGCTTTGTTGCACCATCAGCCGCTCCAGGCTGCCTCTCTGATTGAAAGATCAGATGTCATCACCCCGATTCAAAATCATAAATATCAACCATGTTTGATATTATCAGGAAGGTTCAAATGGGCCTGTGACCAGTTCAGGAGGTTTCCAAATGGATCTGTGAACGCCTCACAGCACCTGATAATCTGTGCCAAACAGAATGTTTTGAATGGGCACTGTACTAGTACTTAAAAGCCTAGAATAGAAAGGCTCAACAATGTAAAATGGTCTTGATCGTGACAATGCTGAAGTGGTTCTCTGAGGGCCGAAAACTCTCTCTGATACTCTGGCATCAACATTAGAAAACAGCTTGAGTCAGATGTATATATTTCTTACTGACATTAAATCAAACTAAAAGTCAGAAACCAACAATTACTTGATTCTATAAGGTATCCTTAGTGTCGTAAAGCTCAGCCCTAAActatcaaacacactcaaataGCCACACTCGTGTTTCTTCCCATTAGACCTGAGTAGGTTTGATTCACAGCGTCATGGCCTCAATTTGCTGACTTTTCAGGGTTTATCCAGCAACCATCTTGTCCTGATAAGAAAATCCATTGTCATGAtttttgcaaaaatgtgttGTGGGAGCAGAAAGAAAGCGGCTGCGTCCCGTCCCCTTGAGATCTCGCTGAGCCAAAACTGTATAAGAGGAAGGAAGGCGAGGGTGGAGGGAGGTAACCTACTCCACTTTCTGTGTCCTTCTGCAGAGGAAACTCAGCTCTACTCCTCTTTtatatgaaacacacacacacacacacacacacacacacacacacacacacacacacacacacacacacacacacacacacacacacagccatcctGATGTGTGCTCAACTTTACGTGTGTGTTGTGATCCAGACAGACGGGAACGGGCCAACAAACATCCCTCATACTCCACTGCAGGATCTCTGcgtgttgccatggtaacaggGAACGGAAAGAAGGGAGTTCGAGGATGATGAGCGTTGCTAGatgtaacagacacacacagatcaataaTCTTAATAAACCTTAGAATAGCTTATGCCTCGGTCTCTCAGGCTCCTCAGAGCCAAAGTGACTTAAAGAGGACTTTGTAAATAACAACATAAGATAAGCAAAGACATGTGATAGTGCCTAAATGAATTTGAGCTTTCACTGTGCTCACACTAATGCAATAACACGCCCTATCTCTGTGTCTTTTCActcagtctgtgtttgtgtgcaaaaccTATCATCTGTAAGAGAAAGCAAATGGCCCTGTCCTGCCAAATCTCCCCGCCAGAAAAAGCTA from Sparus aurata chromosome 1, fSpaAur1.1, whole genome shotgun sequence encodes the following:
- the LOC115584893 gene encoding fascin-like, translated to MSANGADGDLLRIPLGLINSAGKYLTAETFGFKINASASSLKKKQTWTLEQTGEDGSVVFLLSHLGRYLATDKDGNVTAESETRGTDCRFVITAHEDGRWSLQSEPHGRYLGGSEDRITCFAQTASPAEKWSVHLAVHPQVNLYSFARKRYAHLSAQGERQEVSINRDIPWGFDSLVTLVYRDQRYHLETSDNRFLRNDGSLSTKTDKDTGYMLEFLSGKVAFRDCNGRYLAPTGPTGTMKSGKSTRVGKDELFGLERSHAQVVLTAGNEKNVSTRQGMDLSANQNEEGDQEVFQMEMSREDRKCAFRTAAGKYWTLTPSGGLQSTASTKSANTFFELEWRDGRVCVRAANGKYVIAKKNGQLAATVDNSGEAEQFLMKLINRPIIVLRGEHGFIGGRKAGMATLDSNRASYDVFQLEFNNGAYSLKDSQGKYWCVGDDTSVVCSSSTPVQFLFEFCDLNKMAIFAVGGKYLKGDHAGGLKASADSLDNATLWEY